CCGCACGCTTATGTATCACGGTGCCGAACACAAGAGTATACACTGCCTCGAATCCGGTCAGGAACTGACCGTCGAAAACGTCAGAAAATGTTCGCGCTTCCATCCGCGCTGCTCGACGTCGTTCCTGTTCGTAATGCTGGTTTTCAGCATCGCGTTTTTCGTTATGATGCAGCTCGTCTTCCCGCACATCGTGAACTGGGATAATCTTCTGATGCGTTACCTCATAAACATCGCCTGCGTGCCGATAATCATGGGCGTCGGTTTTGAGATAATCAAGTTCCTCGGCCGTTACAACAACTGGTTCACGAAGATCCTTGCGGCGCCCGGACTCTCCATGCAGTTCTTCACCACGAAGAATCCCGACGACGCGCAGATAGAGGTCGCGATAGCGTCCCTGTGCGCCGCGCTCGGCAGAGAGGTGCCGAACTTCGACCGCTGTGAAGCAAAGAGCGAAGAAGCGGACGAAGGCGCCGAAAATAAGATTGCCGAAGCGGTCGAAAACGCCGGCACCGGCGCGGCGGAAACCGTCGAAACGGCCGCGGAGATCGCCGACGATGCCGCTGCCGAAGCGACCGCCTCGGAGGAGCGCGAAGATGCCTGACGTCAGGACGGCTTACGAGCGCGTCTGTGCGCTGCTCGACTCCCCTTTCATCGAGGCGCCGCAGTTTGAATCGAAGCTGATACTCTGCCGCTTCATCGGCGGCGAGCCGGCGGAGCTGCCGCTGAAATACGCGCTCGAGCTCTCCGAGTCCGACTTCGCTGAGGCGTGCGAAATCGCAGAAAAACGCGCGGCCGGAGAGCCGCTGCAATACCTTCTCGGGCAGTGGGAGTTTATGTCGCTGCCCTTTTTCGTAGGCAGAGGAGTCTTCATCCCCTCACCCGATACCGAGCACCTCGCGCAAGCCGGCATCGACTTCGCGAAAAGCGCCGGAAAGCGCGTGCGGCTGCTCGACCTATGCGCCGGAAGCGGCTGCGTAGGCATTTCCGTCGCGCACTATTGCAAAAACGTATACGCCGACCTCGTAGAACTTTACCCCGCCGCGTTTGACTACCTCGAACGCAATATCGAGCTTTCCGGAAATGAACGCTGCAACGCGGT
The genomic region above belongs to Clostridia bacterium and contains:
- a CDS encoding DUF1385 domain-containing protein, which encodes MAKKNKVCYANVGGQALIEGVMMRSPEKTVMAVRQPDGHVVIEDVPLKKRGKVFKFFSKIPFIRGILGFPTSIALGYKSLMRSAELSGLEDIEETEEPGRFEKWLNKISGGNIMKLISGISIFLSIIICIAVFILLPGFLAKQLGLLFFGSKDYPHFDTYVTIIHAVLKIIIFIGYLALCAVMKDVRRTLMYHGAEHKSIHCLESGQELTVENVRKCSRFHPRCSTSFLFVMLVFSIAFFVMMQLVFPHIVNWDNLLMRYLINIACVPIIMGVGFEIIKFLGRYNNWFTKILAAPGLSMQFFTTKNPDDAQIEVAIASLCAALGREVPNFDRCEAKSEEADEGAENKIAEAVENAGTGAAETVETAAEIADDAAAEATASEEREDA
- the prmC gene encoding peptide chain release factor N(5)-glutamine methyltransferase — protein: MPDVRTAYERVCALLDSPFIEAPQFESKLILCRFIGGEPAELPLKYALELSESDFAEACEIAEKRAAGEPLQYLLGQWEFMSLPFFVGRGVFIPSPDTEHLAQAGIDFAKSAGKRVRLLDLCAGSGCVGISVAHYCKNVYADLVELYPAAFDYLERNIELSGNERCNAVFANALTFTSEEKYDIILSNPPYITAEEYAGLPPDVAAQPETALTDGGDGLKYYRAITKNAAGLLREGGMLAFEIGFKQYEPVSAMLSGAGFRHVHCRRDYAGLRRVVSGVL